The Desulfovibrio sp. genome segment TCCGAGAGTATCGACAAAACAAGAAAAATGAGTAAGTATTTCTGATGTAATGCAAGGCATATAGGGCAATGAGGCAATATCCTTTACGGAGAGTTTTTCATCATAATGCTCTTCGGTGTTTAAATGCAGGCATGCCAGAAAATCAGCGTGTAAAAGGTTTACTGAACTGTGCACGGCTGTATTAATGCATGTTGCACAGACTGATCATTATCGTGTCCTCTTTGTGCTGCATACGGTACGTCCTGAAACCTGTAACACTGGAAGTGCAAGATGAAAAAACTGTTTTTTGCAATCGTGTTGGCGGCCATGTTTGCCATGCCCATGAACGCCTCTGCCAAGGCTGATAAAATTGATTTTGGCAAACTGAAGTGCAGTGCATTTGTGGAGCTGGATTCCGAAACCATGACCATGCTTTATTTTTGGCTTGATGGCTATGCCAGCGCCAAAACCGGCGATACAAAGCTGGATGTCGGCGCTGTTGAAAACAACCTGACCCAGATCATGAAGGTCTGTCAGAAGAACCCCAACAAAACGGTGCTTTCGGTTATCGCAGACTAGGTTTGCCGTTACGGCAACAGGTTTGGTTCTGGAAAAAGGGCGGGTTTCAACGACCCGCCCTTTTCACTTCTGAACATTGCCAGGCAGAGATCTCTGCTGCGCGGCATTCCCATCCGGCCCGGCAAAAAGCCTGTCGGCCAGTTTACGGTGCGCGGCGGGCATGGCCAGCTCGTTGAGTTCCTGGGGTGTGACCCAGCGGCATTCCGAGGCTGCAGTGAGCTGCGGCGGTTGCGGTGGGCTTTCCGTGTCGGGCGGTGTTTCAAGTTCCAGCCCAAAGCAGTGCAGCGTCAGCCTGTAGGTAGTATAGCCGTGTCGAATGATACCGTGCCGCTCAGTCACGCATACGGCAAAGCCCGTTTCCTCCATAAATTCTCTCACGCTGGCCTGTTCCGGGCTTTCGTCCGCCTCAACCCTGCCGCCGGGGAATTCCCACAGGTTCCCCCACACCCCCGAAGGGGGGCGCTTTTGCACAAATACCCTGTTGCCGCAGTGCAGCACACCGGTAACGGCGTTGACGGGTGTGATGGTGGCCCTCTTGCCGGGTACAGGACGCTGATCGGTGATGCCGAGGTGCAGGCTGATGCAGAACCTCGCCAGCGGACATGTTCCACACAGGGGTTTTTTGCGGCACACCAGCGCGCCCAGTTCCATCATGGCCTGGTTGTGCTCCCGGGCCATGCCTTCTGGTACAAGGCGTAGCGCCCACCGGTGTATGATCCCCGCCGCCGGATCCAGTTTTACGGGGCTGTCCACATCAAAAATACGGGCAACCACGCGCTCCACGTTGGCGTCCACGCAGGGCAGTTTTTCGCCAAACGCAATGCTTGCCACTGCGCCTGTGGTGTAGGGGCCAACCCCTGGCAGGGCACGTATGTCAGCAAGGTCTGAAGGAAAAACGCCGCCGTGCTCTGTCATTATCTTGCGCGCAGCGGTCAGAATGTGCCGGGCGCGTGAATAATAACCAAGCCCCTCCCACTGCCGCAGCACTTCTTCTTCGCTGGCGGCGGCAAGAGTGGCGATATCGGGGAAGCGGCGCATCCAGTTTTTGAAGTAGCTGACGCCACGTTCCATCTGGGTTTGCTGCAGCATAACCTCTGATATCCACACCTCGTAGGGGGTGTAGTTTACACGCCAGGGCAGGCTGCGCTGATTTTGGGCAAACCACTGGAGCAGGGCCGTTTGCAGCTCTGCAAGGTGTTCGTGCGGGGGCAGGTGGTGGGGCCGGGGCTGGCCCCCTTGCGGCAGACCCGGCAGGGTGGCTGGCTGCGCTTTGAGAGTCTTGCGGTTCATGGCAAGCAGCCTATACCGGTAAACGGGCATTGTCATCCGGGGCGGCATGCCCTATATTCGCGCCAATGGCGGGGTAGCCCCCGCTATGCGAATAACCACTCAAGGAGCACCCATGTCCGACAATCCTACGGTTTTGCTGGAGACCTCCTCCGGCGACATTCTGGTGGAGCTTTTTGCTGACAAGGCCCCCCAAACCGTTGCCAATTTTTTGAAATATGTGGATGACGGCTTTTACACCAACACCATTTTTCACCGCGTTATCCCCGGCTTCATGATTCAGGGCGGCGGCATGGGCGCGCGTATGGACGAAAAGCCCACCCGCGAACCCATTACCAACGAAGCCGACAACGGCGTGAGGAACGACCGCGGCACCCTTGCCATGGCCCGCACCCGCGACCCGCACAGCGCCACGGCACAGTTCTTCATCAACCTGGTGGACAACGATTTTCTCAATCACACTTCGCCCACCCTTGACGGCTGGGGCTACTGCGTTTTCGGCAAAGTTGTCGAAGGCATTGAAAACGTGGATAAAATTGCCAAGGTCAAAACCAAGACCGTGGGCTTCCATGAAAATGTGCCCACCGACATGGTGCTGATCACCGGGGCGAGCCGCTTCGAATAAAGCGAAGCGGCCGGCCCCCGCCGGACGGGGGGGGAGGGCGTCCGCGCNNNNNNNNNNCCCCCTCGCGCCAGGCCCGGGCCTGCCCTGTGCAATGCTGAACCGCCGTATGCCCGCACCAGCGGAGCAGCGGCGGTTTTTGGCTTTCTGGCGTACACGCCAACACCCTTCAAAGCGAGGATATCTCCATGTCCAGAGCGATAGTTGCAGAGCTTGAAGGCCCGTACCAGCGCGCCTGGGGCCTGATGACCCAGTTTATTGATGTCTGCCCCGAAGAAATATGGGCCGAAACCAACGGCGGCTGGCCCGTGTGGCAGCAGGTGGCGCATGCGGTTGCCGTGCTCAATTTCTTTGTTCTTGAAAAAGACGACGACACCTTTGTGTCCGCGCCTGCCGAGCTGGGCGTGCTCATGCTCAAGGAGCAGGGTCAGCAGGTGGTAAGCAAGGAAGCCATGAAGGCCTATGGCGCAGCGGTCATGTCGGTTGTGGATACCCGTGTGGCCAGACTGACCGATGCCGACCTGACCCGCATTCAGGAACGGGTGAGCAAGAAAATTGGCCGCGACCTCAGCTACGGCGCAGTCATGGTGATGCTTGGTTCGCACACCATGTACCATCTGGGCTCGTGCGATGCGGCCCTGCGCGACCACGGTCTGCCGGGCGTTTTTTAAGACATGCGGGCTGCGGCTGGCGTTCTGCCTGCCGCAGCCTCTCAATCTCTGGCTGTGGCAAGGGCAGGCCACGCCTGTGAGCTCGCCGTTTTTTCCCATTTCAGGCTCTGTATTTTTTGCACAAAAGCCGCCTGCTGCGCTTGACTCTGCGGGGTGGAGACTTATGTAGAATACATAGTTTGAAAGTATGCTTTTGGATGGCAGGCGTTGCCCAAAAAACTACAATACATACAGTAACCTGCACTATGCAGGAGGTTGTTATGGCTACCTGGAAGAACGATCCCGATCATTCGCATCTGGGATTTGTGGTGCGGCATCTCATGATTACGGATATCAACGGCAGGTTTGCCGATGTGGATATTGACCTTGAAGTTGCCAACGACGACCTTTCAGACGCTGTTTTTTCCATGACAGCCAAGGCCGCCAGCATTGATACACATGTGCATGCTCGTGACGAGCATTTGCGCTCAGCGGATTTTTTTGACGTGACCCAGCATCAGGACCTGACCTTCCAGAGCTCTGCGGTGCATCTGGGGGCAGAGAGGGCTGGCACAATCACGGGCATTCTGGAAATGCGTGGTGTTTCCCGCGAGGTTACCTTTGCCATTACAGCCAGCGACAGGATCACCAACCCCTTCAACAACAAGGAAACGCAGTCTTTCAGTATTACCGGCGAGGTGAACCGCAGCGATTTTGGCATCGGACCCAACATCCCCGCCGCCATTGTGAGTGACAGGGTACGGGTTGCCGCCAATTTTGAGGTTTCCCCTGCCTAAGTTTACCCACCACGCGTAATCCGGCCCGCCATACCCCGCATTACGTTAAAAAGCCGCCCCTGCTCGCAGAGGCGGCTTTTTTGTGTCTGCCCGTGGCATACTCGCGCATGCCAGAATTAAGGGCCGGAAGCTTTCGCTCCCGGCCCTTGGCCCCGCACCCTGTCAGTGCCGGGGCGGCATATTTATTGGCGGCGGTTACTGGATCTTGCAGTTACCGTCGTTGCAGTCTTCAGTGGCGATAACGGGGGTAGCCTGGAAGAGCACCACCTGTTCACGGCCCTTGTTGTTAACCACCACAACCGTCACGCGCATGAGGCCCTGGGGCAGGGGCGGCGTGGCCTTGGCCTTGAGGTAGCCTGTGCCGGTGATGAGCTTGGAATCGCCAATCATGGCCGTGCGGGCGTTTGTAAAGGTAAGCCGGTCAATGACCAGTTCCTTGTTCTTGATGGTGTTGATGAAGTGTTCCTTGTCCTCGATGTGCCCATTGGCGTTGATGTGCCAGTAGTTGGGAGCCAGCAGGGTTTCAAGGGCGGGAACGTCGCCGATCATCACGGCTTCGGTATACAGCTCCACGGTGTCGGGCTTGGCCTGGGCAAGACCGCCGGAAAGGGTAATCACAAGTGTAGCGAGCAGTGCAGCTAGAATCTTCATGGTGTCCTCCCAAGGTGGGCCGTTTTAACCTGTGCTTGCAAAAATTGCCAATGCAAACGCTTTCTTCTATGGTTATGTCTTAAGAGTTAAGCAAAATTTCTCTGTTGTAAAGCGTATACATGCCATAGAGCCGAATTTTCAGGCGTTTTTTTACCAAGAGGCGTGCGTTTCCATGTTAACCAGTGTTTTGCAAACCATAGGCAATACCCCCCTGCTCCGTCTTGACCTTTCGAGCGATCTGCCTGGTACGGTCTGGCTCAAACTTGAAAACCGCAACCCCGGTGGTTCCATCAAGGACAGGGTGGCGTTTCATCTTATCGGCGAAGCTCTCGAAGAAGGTCGTGTTGAGCCCGGCGGCCTGCTGGTGGAGGCCACCAGCGGCAACATGGGTATTGGCATGGCATTGGTGGCCCCCATGCGCGGGCTGCGCTGCGTGCTGACCATGCCCGAATCCATGAGCGTTGAACGGCGTAATCTTCTGCGGGCTTTGGGCGCTGAGCTTGTGCTTACCCCGGCAGAGCAGGGCATGAGCGGGGCCGTGGCTGCGGCAAAGCGCATTGCTGAAGAGCAGGATGGCTTTGTGCTTGGTCAGTTTACAAACCAGCAGGCCGTAGTGGCCCACTACAAGACCACAGGGCCGGAAATTTTCAAAGACAGCGTGGGCAAGATGGATGTGCTGGTTGCCGGTGTGGGTTCCGGCTCATCCATCACCGGTACGGGACGCTATCTTAAAGAGCGCATCCCCGGTTTCAGGGTAGTGGCTGTGGAGCCCGCGGCATCGCCGGTGCTTTCTGGCGGCAAGGCAGGCCCGCATCTTATCCAGGGAATCGGCGCAGACTTTGTCCCCCCCATTCTTGACCGCAGCCTGCTGGACGAAATTGTGCAGATGGATGGCGAGCTGGCCATTCAAACTGCCCGTCAGCTCATGGCGCAGGGTCTTCTGGTTGGCATATCAACAGGTTCCAACGTGCGTGCGGCGCTTGATCTGGCCGCGCGGCCAGAAATGCAGGGCAAAAATATCGTTACCTTTGCCTGTGATACGGGCGAACGCTACATGTCCACGCGCCTTTTTCTTGATGCATAGTCTGGAAAAAAGCTTTTTAAGGATGTAAAAGAACAAAAAACTTCTTTTCCGCCCTTATGGCTAAATATTCGCACCATGCAACCGATAAGAGAGGCAGCGAAAGCTTCGCTCACCGGCTGGCAGCAACAGGTTCAGATCTGCCGTCCGACATTAACGGGCCCTGGCCCAACGGAGAGCTTCCATGACGCAGACCAACATCCTGCTGGAAACCGGCACAAACGAGCTGGAAATTGTTGAATTTTACGTCAACCAGGACGGCTATGAAGCTCACTACGGGCTCAATGTGGCCAAGGTTGTTGAAATAGGTCGCCGCCAGCCTGTTACAGCCATGCCGGAAATGCGTCACAAAGCTCTTTTGGGCGCTTTTTTGCACCGCAACGGGCGCGTGGTTCCGCTGATCGACATGGCCCAGTTTTTGGGCAGCGGCCCCATTGAAAACGAAGACGCAAAGGTCATCGTTACCGAATTCAACGGCGTGTGTACGGGTTTTCTGGTGTCGGGGGTCAACCGCATCTACCGGCTCAGCTGGACAGACGTCGAAGCTCCTGGTCAGTTTTTGCAGAACGTGAGCCGCAGCTCGGTAACGGGCGTGGTGCGCCTTGAAGAACGGGTAATCTTTTTGCTCGACCTTGAGGCCATTGTGGCCGAACTGCACCCGGCCATGGCCATGCGATTTGACGCCTCGGAAATGAAGCACAGCGGCGAAAAGACCTACAATATTCTGCATGTGGACGATTCGAGCAGTATCCGCAGCCTGCTGGTCGAGCTGCTCAACAAGGAAGGCCGTTTTACCGTTACCCAGAAGGTCAACGGGCAGGAAGCTTGGGATTACCTGAAGGGACTGCGTGACCGTTGCGAGGCCGAGGAACGCCCCATTTCGGACTTTGTGCACGGCATCATCACCGACATTGAAATGCCCGGCATGGACGGCCTTGCCCTGTGTAAAAACATCAAGGAAGACAAGATTCTCAAAGAATTGCCCGTAGCCATCTTTTCGTCCATGATCAACGAGGCTCTGGCAAAGAAATGCGCGTTGGTGGGCGCGGATGTGCAGTACACCAAGCCCGACCTCAAGGTGCTTTCGGTCAAGCTTTATGACCTGGTTACCCAGGCCTGGGGCTAAGCAGTCAAGCATCGAAAGAATAAATATTGATAACTATACTAGAAAATTATCAAAGGTAAACTTTGGAAGTGCACATTGCCCTGCGCGGGTTCTTGTAAAAATTCACGTCGCAAGAAGTTTGCAAGACGAATCTGCATCGTCCGTTATGACAATGAAGGTTACGGGCAAAAGCAGCCAAGATGCTTCGCGTGTACAAAAGACGTTAAAGTAAGAATGTTCCAAAGGCTCTGACCACACTGGTCGGAGCCTTTGCCGTTACGGGGTTCTTATTGTTTCACTGACAACCGGGATGTGGTTTCTTGCTCCCCCCTGAGTCCTTCAGTATGCTGCCTGAAAGTTCCAAAGTACTCTGTAAACCCCTCCAAGACTGCTGCTCCAGCGGCCATTATTTTACCATGGGACGCCTATGACCGCCCAGCCTGAAGAAAAAATGCTTGTTGAACAGGTAATGCACGACAACCCGGAGACTCTGACCCCTGACCACATGCTCAAGGATGCGCTCCCGGTTTATGAACGGCATGGCGTAAACTGTGTTCCTATTCTGGATGGGGAAAAGCGTGTCAGGGGAATATTGACAATTTTTCGTCTTGTGCAGGCCGTGCGTGAAGGAAAAGCTTTTGAGACGCCTATCAGCGAGGTCATGGACACCAATCTGGTCAGTATCCGCAATGACGACACCTTCGGAATGGCCTGCAGCATGCCAATCGACAGGATGCTTGTGCTGGACCACGAGGACAGACTTGTGGGCGTTTTGACCAAGAAAGAGCTGATCCACAAAATATATGTGGCTTTCAGGAATGCAGATATTCATAATCGGGAGCTGAGCGAGGTTATCAACTGCGCCACCGACGGGATCATGATTTTTGATGCGGCAGGTGGCGCGCTTTTCAGTAACGACAAAATCCGTAGCTTGCTGCCCGACTGTGATAATATGAATGAGTCCGCTTCTCCGGATATGGAGATAGTGGCTGATCTGCTAAAAAAAGCGGTGGCTCAGGGCAAGGCGCACAATTCACTGCTTGAAAACTGCAACGGTAAGCAGGTTGTGTTTACCATTACCCCCTTGTTTGATGAAAATGAAAAACTTTTCCGCTGCGTGCTTTCCGCGCAGGATATGACGGAAATCACACGCCTGCAGACAGAGGCCGAAAATACGAGGCGGCGGCTCGCGGCTTTTCAGGAGGCCTCGCACAAAGGCAAAAAAGTTATTGCGTGCAACCCCGCCATGCAGAGCTTGCTGCGTGAGGCTGAAAGGCTCGGCAGTGTGGATTCAACTGTGCTCATTACCGGCGAAACAGGAACGGGAAAAGAAGTGCTGGCCATGCACATTCACAGCTACAGTGGCCGCCGTAACGGGCCGCTTGTGCAGATCAATTGCGGCACCATTCCCCAGCATCTCCAGGAAGCGGAGCTGTTCGGCTACGAAAAGGGCAGTTTTACCGGGGCCAATGCCAGTCGGTTGGGCATGCTTGAACTCGCCAACGAGGGGACCCTCATGCTCGATGAAGTGGGCGAAATGGATATGTCCCTGCAGGTAAAGCTGCTGCGCGCGCTTCAGGAGGGCGTGATCTATCGCATAGGTGGGCGCAAGCCTGTCCACCTTAACGTGCGCATCATTGCCATGACCAACAGGGATCTGTTGAAAATGGTGCGTGAAAATGCCTTTCGTGAAGATCTGTATTACCGTCTTAATGTGATCCCGCTGGCAGTTCCACCCTTGCGTGAAAGGCTGGAAGACATACTGCCGCTGGCGCAGCATTTTCTGGAATGTTTCACCAAAAAATACTCCACTCCGTGTGCGATCGGCCCAGAAGAAGAGCAGATGCTCCTGGCCTATCCATGGCCGGGCAATGTGCGTGAGCTGGGAAACTTTGTGGAGAGGCTGACTATTGCCAGTTTTTCCGCAGGATATTGCGCTTCGGTGTGGGAGAGCATTGCTCCGACTGGCCGTGCCGTTGCTGCTGGCAATGGCAGTATGCGCGAGCAGGTCAAGATGCTTGAGCGTCAGTGCATTGAAAGCGGGCTCGCCGCCACAAGCAGTATCCGCGCAGCCGCGCGAAAATTGGGAGTCTCCCACGCAACCCTGCTGCGCAAAATGCGGGAGTACGATATCGTGGTTCGGGAATAAACCAATCTGCTTGGCTTTGCATCGGAAAGTTCGTTCCGCATGTCTGTCAGGGGCCATTTGTCTATGAATGCGGGCTATTCCGGCTATGGTTTGAAAATGAACCATCTGGTTTGGTTTTGAACCATCTCTTTAAATGGGCAGATGCTGAGCTGAAAAATATTATTTCAATTAAATCGGTATATTATATATTTCACTAGTGATGCTCTGTGCGTCGGTTTGCCCGCGGCTTATACGCGGGCTTTTTTATATCTAGCTGAAAATAAATATAAAACTTTTTGGAACAAACATTGCTTATGCAGATTGTTGTTGAACATGTTTGTCTGCCCTGCACGGGGGGGGTGCGCACCCGCGACATGAGAAAAGAGCTCTACGGATTTACTTCGGTGCACGGCAAGCATCCCAATGCGCAAACGCGCCATTAGGGTGGTGATTTACAAAACACAACAAGAACATTCAGTCGCCGTTTCCGTCCAGGGGGTTGATCGAGATGCGTCTGAACTAGAGAAAAAGCAGGCGGTCACTGGTTGCAACTGTATGATCCGTGCGCACGGGCTGTACCCTTGCCGTTCAGCCGTCTGATTGCGGCAAACAACGACGGAATCATCCGTCATGATGAGGAGTTTGTATGACATCTGCGGCTTTTTGGATGTTTGGGCTTGCTCTTGCGTATACGCTCTTGCTCATTGTCATGAGCCAGATAGCCAAAAAAAAGGCCAGGGCGGGCGAAGACTTTTTTGTGGGCGGGCGCAAGTTCAGCCGATGGACTGTGGCTTTTTGCATTACAGGCCTTTTTTCTGGGTCGACCTATATCGCCATCCTAGAGCTCTCGTATTTCACAGGTATTTCTGCCCTATGGTACGGCGTTGCCGAATTGACACATGTGCTCATCATTGCGCTGGTGCTGATCGGACCCTTCCGCAAAAGGATGATGGTGACCATTTCGGGCCTCATAGGCGACAAGTACGGTCGTACTGCCAAGGGCATAGCTGGCGCGATCACGGCCATCACGTTTCCCATGTGGTCTGTGGCGACGGCGCTGGCTTTTGCCTCGTGTATCAACGCTCTTACCGGGTTGGATATGCTTGCCTCGGTCGTTATTACCGCGGTGCTTATGTATGTTTTTTTGAGCGCCGGGGGTATGTGGTCTGTGGCCATGACCCAGACGGCAAACTTTTTTGTATTCATGTGCATGTTTGCAGTGGCCATCTATGCCATTGGCATTAATCCTGGCTACAGCGCGCTTACGACGTTTCTGGAGACAAACGCCAAATACGGCAGCCTGACCAGCGTTGGTTTACAAACCATCTTGGCGTGGTTTGGTACCTTTTTGATTAATGTGCTGCTCGCGCAGGCCGCGTTTCAGATGGCCCTGTCGTGCAAAACGGCTGATGAAGGTCGCAAAGGTCTGCTGATCGCTGGCGGGTTTAACGTAATCTTTATTGTTATGGGTGTTCTTGTGGGCGTTGCCGCAGCCATAACCATGCCCGGCAACGCACGCGGCCTTGTGGCCGTGCCCAAGTATCTTATGGAAACCTTGCCCGCACCCCTGGTGGGCATATTTACGCTGGGCATATGGGCCTGCGCACTTGGCTGGGGTGCGCCCTGCCAGTTCTCTGGCGCAACCAGCCTTGGCAGGGATGTTGGATCGGCCCTGTTTCCTGACTCGTCTGACGCCAAACTGGTGCATTTTACCCGCGTTTCTCTGTTGGCACTGACGGCGCTCATGATCCTGTTTGGCTATCTGCGCTCCGAGCAGGCCGCATGGTGGAACATATTCGCCTGGACGGCCCGTAACGGTGCAACCTTTGCCCCCATGGTCGCGGCATTGTTCTGGGGTGTGGCAACGCCGCGCGCTGCCATTACCGCCCTTGTGGCTGGTTGCGGTGCCGGCCTTGTGTGGAACTGGATGGGCGGTTGGGCCGTCAACAGCTTCTATCTCAAGATCCATCCTGTGTGGGTGGCCATGGCCGCCAACATCATCGGCATGACCGTTGTTTCACTGGCAGAAAGGGGCTGGAGCCTTGTTGCCCCGCAGGGCGGAGCCGCCATGTTGCGCAATGGGGCGCTGCTGGCAGCCCTGGCTTTGCTCGTATGCCTGATTTCTGCTGGGGGCTGGCTTTATACCACAGGCCTTTGGGGCATGACGGCATTTCTGCTCGTTCTTTTTGCCTGGATTGCCCTCATTGTCAGCACGGAACGTCAGCGGCCCTCGCCCCTCTAGAGCGGAAAGCCGCTGAAAATGTGTATTTGCCCGGCACTGATTTTCACACACGGCCGCTCCGCAAAAAGCTTGCAAGGCGAAGAGCTTCGCGGTCAGCCAAATATTTCAAAGTAAAAAAAGCTTTAAAGGGGTCTGTCATGGCTATGGTTACTGTGGAATGGAAAGGAAACATGCTGTTTGAGGGAAGAGATTCCGATAACCGTCCTGTGATCATGGACGCCTCTGCCATATATGGCGGCAATAATGAGGGCGTGCGTCCCATGGAGCTGCTGCTCATTTCGCTGGCGGGTTGCACAGGCATTGAAGTGGGCCATGCCCTGAACAAGATGCGGGTTCCTTTTACGGAATTTAAAATCAAGGCCGATGCCGTGCGCCGCGAAGAAATTCCTCAAATTTTTACCGAAATCAATGTGGAATATACGGTCAACGGCGAAGCCGTCACGTTGGAAAAATTTGTGCGTGCGTTTGAACTCGGAGCCGTCAAATATTGCTCTGTAGCGAATATGCTCAAGGCCGCCAGCCACATCAACTATTGCTTTTTGGTCAATGGCGAGCACCATGCCTACCCTCTGGCGACCGCTTCGACCTAATTGGGGCTGAACCGCTAAAGCTGCCTGCTTTATTGCTGCAGCCAATCATTCCCCTATACCAGAAGGGCCGGGAAACCCACGGGCTTCCCGGCCTCGTGCACAGGAGAAAGCATGCCCCACTACAATCTGCCCGAAGATTTATTTTATACCTCTGAGCACATATGGGTACGGCAAGAGGGAGATGAGCTGGTGCTGGGAGTGACAGATTTTGCCCAAAGTCAGCTTGAAGAAGTGGTTTACGTGGATATTCCCAGCGTTGGTGCGCAAGTGGATGCCCAAAAGGAATTTGGTTCACTTGAATCTATGAAAACTGTCAGTGCGCTGTATGCCCCGGTTACAGGTATCGTGACTGCGGTAAACGGTGCTCTGGAAAATTCTCCAGCCCTGATAAACCAGGACTGCTATGGCAAAGGCTGGATTGCGCGCGTACGTCCTGAGTCGCCGGTGCAATCGTATGCTCTGTCGCATGCTGAGTGGTACGCTCAGCTATTGCCCCAAAACAGTTAGGCCCGCAACGGCCTTACAATACGAGCGAGAGTGATCGCATGAAAAAACTGACCATAATCGGCAGTGGCCCGGCCGGGTATACGGCGGCCTTTGCAGCGGCGCGCGCCGGTCATGCCGTAACACTCGTGGAGAGCGAAGCTATTGGCGGCACCTGTCTCAATTCTGGCTGCATTCCCACCAAGACGTTCAAAAGCTCCGCAGACATTTTGGACAAGTTCCGGCATATGGGCGAATTCGCTATCACAGGCTCCTCGCAGGCTGCCATTGATATGGCCCGTCTTCTGGAGCGCAAAACCAGTGTGATCCGGCTGTTGGCCCAAGGTCTGGAGAAATCCTGCGCACATCTAAATGTCGCTGTGGTCCGTGGCAGGGGACATCTTGTCAGTGCACGGCAGGTGTTGGTGACGGCACGGGATGGAAGCGTACAGCCGCTTGACGGCGACGCTGTTATTCTTGCCGTGGGCTCAAGGCCCATGGAGCTTTCAGCCTTGCCCACAGACAGGTGCCGTATCCTGACAAGTGATGACGCTCTGAATCTGGACCATGTTCCCGCAAGCATCTGCATTGTGGGCGGTGGCGTGATCGGCTGTGAGATGGCCTGCATTTTCAGAGCATTTGGTGCAGAGGTCACGGTAATTGAAGGACAGAACCGCCTGCTTCCCCTGCCTGCGATTGATGAAGAAATCAGCAAGCTGCTGCAGCGTGAAATGAAGAAAGCGGGAATCAGGGTTGAAACGGGTGTAACCGTTAGCCGGGCCGAAGTGGGCGACGGCATTGTGCGCCTGCATGCCGCCGCCGGGAGTGCTCGTGCGTCAGTGCCGCTCAAGCTAGAAGTGGAAAGCGTGCTCGTCACCGTTGGGCGTGTACCGGATACAACAGGGCTCGGCCTGGACACCGCGGGTGTGGCATGCGACCCGCGTGGTTGGGTACAAACCGATGCCTTTCTTGAAACCTCCGTGCCGGGCGTGTACGCCATCGGTGATATTCTTGGCCCGGAAAAGATCATGCTGGCCCACATGGCCGCCGTGGAGGCGGAATGCGCAGTTGCTAATCTTGGGCAGCAGTCTGTCCCTTGTGATTACTCGCTTGTTCCTTCAGCCATTTTTACTACGCCGGAGATCGGCTGCGTGGGGCTCACAGAAGTACAGGCCTTGGCGCTGGGGCGCAATGTGCGTTGTGTCAGGCTACACGTGCGTGAACTGGGCAAGGCCCATGCAATGGGAGAAATCGCCGGATTGTTTAAACTGATAGTTGACGCGGAGAGTGAGACAATCCTTGGGGCGCATATTTGCGGCCCGCATGCCACCGACCTGGTTGCCGAGGCTGCTCTAGCAATCCATATGGGCGCAAGTGTCGAGGATGTGGCACGCAC includes the following:
- a CDS encoding OsmC family protein, which encodes MAMVTVEWKGNMLFEGRDSDNRPVIMDASAIYGGNNEGVRPMELLLISLAGCTGIEVGHALNKMRVPFTEFKIKADAVRREEIPQIFTEINVEYTVNGEAVTLEKFVRAFELGAVKYCSVANMLKAASHINYCFLVNGEHHAYPLATAST
- a CDS encoding sigma-54-dependent Fis family transcriptional regulator codes for the protein MTAQPEEKMLVEQVMHDNPETLTPDHMLKDALPVYERHGVNCVPILDGEKRVRGILTIFRLVQAVREGKAFETPISEVMDTNLVSIRNDDTFGMACSMPIDRMLVLDHEDRLVGVLTKKELIHKIYVAFRNADIHNRELSEVINCATDGIMIFDAAGGALFSNDKIRSLLPDCDNMNESASPDMEIVADLLKKAVAQGKAHNSLLENCNGKQVVFTITPLFDENEKLFRCVLSAQDMTEITRLQTEAENTRRRLAAFQEASHKGKKVIACNPAMQSLLREAERLGSVDSTVLITGETGTGKEVLAMHIHSYSGRRNGPLVQINCGTIPQHLQEAELFGYEKGSFTGANASRLGMLELANEGTLMLDEVGEMDMSLQVKLLRALQEGVIYRIGGRKPVHLNVRIIAMTNRDLLKMVRENAFREDLYYRLNVIPLAVPPLRERLEDILPLAQHFLECFTKKYSTPCAIGPEEEQMLLAYPWPGNVRELGNFVERLTIASFSAGYCASVWESIAPTGRAVAAGNGSMREQVKMLERQCIESGLAATSSIRAAARKLGVSHATLLRKMREYDIVVRE
- a CDS encoding sodium:solute symporter family protein, which gives rise to MTSAAFWMFGLALAYTLLLIVMSQIAKKKARAGEDFFVGGRKFSRWTVAFCITGLFSGSTYIAILELSYFTGISALWYGVAELTHVLIIALVLIGPFRKRMMVTISGLIGDKYGRTAKGIAGAITAITFPMWSVATALAFASCINALTGLDMLASVVITAVLMYVFLSAGGMWSVAMTQTANFFVFMCMFAVAIYAIGINPGYSALTTFLETNAKYGSLTSVGLQTILAWFGTFLINVLLAQAAFQMALSCKTADEGRKGLLIAGGFNVIFIVMGVLVGVAAAITMPGNARGLVAVPKYLMETLPAPLVGIFTLGIWACALGWGAPCQFSGATSLGRDVGSALFPDSSDAKLVHFTRVSLLALTALMILFGYLRSEQAAWWNIFAWTARNGATFAPMVAALFWGVATPRAAITALVAGCGAGLVWNWMGGWAVNSFYLKIHPVWVAMAANIIGMTVVSLAERGWSLVAPQGGAAMLRNGALLAALALLVCLISAGGWLYTTGLWGMTAFLLVLFAWIALIVSTERQRPSPL
- the lpdA gene encoding dihydrolipoyl dehydrogenase, producing MKKLTIIGSGPAGYTAAFAAARAGHAVTLVESEAIGGTCLNSGCIPTKTFKSSADILDKFRHMGEFAITGSSQAAIDMARLLERKTSVIRLLAQGLEKSCAHLNVAVVRGRGHLVSARQVLVTARDGSVQPLDGDAVILAVGSRPMELSALPTDRCRILTSDDALNLDHVPASICIVGGGVIGCEMACIFRAFGAEVTVIEGQNRLLPLPAIDEEISKLLQREMKKAGIRVETGVTVSRAEVGDGIVRLHAAAGSARASVPLKLEVESVLVTVGRVPDTTGLGLDTAGVACDPRGWVQTDAFLETSVPGVYAIGDILGPEKIMLAHMAAVEAECAVANLGQQSVPCDYSLVPSAIFTTPEIGCVGLTEVQALALGRNVRCVRLHVRELGKAHAMGEIAGLFKLIVDAESETILGAHICGPHATDLVAEAALAIHMGASVEDVARTIHAHPTLAEGFGDLCRIARLA
- the gcvH gene encoding glycine cleavage system protein GcvH → MPHYNLPEDLFYTSEHIWVRQEGDELVLGVTDFAQSQLEEVVYVDIPSVGAQVDAQKEFGSLESMKTVSALYAPVTGIVTAVNGALENSPALINQDCYGKGWIARVRPESPVQSYALSHAEWYAQLLPQNS